A region from the Agrococcus sp. SL85 genome encodes:
- a CDS encoding threonine/serine ThrE exporter family protein: MDQQRPGLLARLTRAIRTDASSRPATELLQTVDVVRATRVIDLAMRIAEALMTVGASANDVALATNRVAAALGIRPLHTDVTYNSIGVSYHRGDDDDPITLLRVVRAPYPDHAKLQRLQALVAEIEAGLELEAARARFHAIRRTPFLYRPAIVVLAQGLLGAGVGVYFGATWAVVLIAFLASCAAAVAQRGMARLRVPFFFSQIAGALVVTAAAVAANQLAQLGIPWLAGMRPSIIVAAGIVLMLAGLTVVGAAQDAIDGFALTAGGRILDIVLLTLGVVLGIVGGLTMASSLGIGFAVTSAAPPVGAPPLQAIGAVLIAISVAVMNGAGLRTTVVSAVLGCIAWAGFSLAALAGVEVALASGLGALVASFVGILVAHRLHVPSIAVTTAAIVPLVPGYAVFRGLLELVEAGQDAASIVVGASTLVGAGAIGIALASGASLGLFLGAPLRDSVESVVRGRGRAR, encoded by the coding sequence ATGGACCAGCAGCGACCGGGGCTCCTCGCCCGACTCACCCGCGCGATCCGCACCGATGCGTCGTCGAGGCCCGCCACCGAGCTGCTGCAGACGGTCGACGTCGTCCGCGCGACCCGCGTCATCGACCTCGCGATGCGCATCGCCGAGGCGCTCATGACGGTGGGTGCCTCGGCGAACGATGTCGCCCTCGCGACGAACCGCGTCGCCGCGGCGCTCGGCATCCGACCGCTCCACACCGACGTCACCTACAACTCCATCGGCGTCTCCTACCACCGCGGCGACGACGACGACCCGATCACGCTGCTCCGCGTCGTGCGCGCGCCCTACCCCGACCACGCGAAGCTGCAGCGCCTCCAGGCGCTCGTCGCAGAGATCGAGGCCGGGCTCGAGCTCGAGGCGGCGCGCGCCCGCTTCCACGCCATCCGCCGCACGCCCTTCCTGTACCGCCCGGCGATCGTCGTGCTGGCGCAGGGGCTGCTCGGCGCCGGCGTCGGCGTCTACTTCGGCGCGACCTGGGCGGTCGTGCTCATCGCGTTCCTCGCATCGTGCGCCGCGGCCGTCGCGCAGCGGGGCATGGCACGGCTCCGGGTGCCCTTCTTCTTCTCGCAGATCGCCGGCGCGCTCGTCGTCACGGCCGCAGCGGTCGCGGCCAACCAGCTCGCGCAGCTGGGGATCCCGTGGCTCGCGGGCATGCGCCCCTCGATCATCGTCGCCGCCGGCATCGTCCTGATGCTCGCGGGCCTCACGGTCGTCGGCGCGGCCCAGGACGCGATCGACGGCTTCGCGCTCACGGCGGGCGGTCGCATCCTCGACATCGTGCTGCTCACGCTCGGCGTCGTCCTCGGCATCGTCGGCGGCCTCACGATGGCGAGCAGCCTGGGGATCGGCTTCGCCGTCACGAGCGCGGCGCCGCCCGTCGGCGCGCCGCCGCTGCAGGCGATCGGCGCCGTGCTCATCGCCATCTCCGTCGCGGTGATGAACGGCGCGGGCCTGCGCACGACCGTCGTCAGCGCCGTGCTCGGGTGCATCGCCTGGGCCGGCTTCTCGCTCGCCGCGCTCGCGGGCGTGGAGGTCGCGCTCGCGAGCGGCCTCGGCGCGCTCGTCGCCAGCTTCGTGGGCATCCTCGTCGCGCACCGCCTGCACGTGCCGTCCATCGCCGTGACGACGGCGGCCATCGTGCCGCTCGTGCCCGGCTACGCCGTCTTCCGCGGCCTGCTCGAGCTCGTCGAGGCCGGGCAGGACGCGGCGAGCATCGTGGTCGGCGCGTCGACCCTGGTGGGCGCCGGCGCGATCGGCATCGCGCTCGCCTCCGGCGCGAGCCTGGGGCTCTTCCTCGGCGCGCCGCTGCGCGACTCCGTCGAGAGCGTCGTGCGAGGTCGCGGTCGCGCTCGCTGA
- a CDS encoding BCCT family transporter produces MTETTPKHDIETENAPKPQELQQPERRTRSARRPEPLHPALDAPPAPDAGAPRRPLDRIVFGVAAAVALAFVAWGMLSTPSLSAASAAGVDWVVHSTGWLFALAATGFVVFVIWIAASRFGTIPLGDDGEEPEFSTVSWIAMMFSAGMGIGLVFFGVTEPVSHLVTPPPGTGGGDDAEAVRTAMATTMFHWSLHPWAIYAVVGLALAYSVFRKRRSLLVSSAFTTLLGRRTVEGPLGRAIDIFAIFATLFGSATSLGLGALQIASGLEIVAGIGPVGNGVLVAIIAILTILFVISAVSGISRGIKWLSNTNMVLAALLALFVFVLGPTVFILNLLPTTVGGYVEQLALMSARTEAAGGEEVAAWLSGWTIFYWAWWVSWTPFVGMFIARISRGRTIRQFVTGVLVAPTLVSLVWFAIFGGLGIDLERAGVDLGSSGTPEATLFTALESLPLAQVSAVVVMVLVAIFFVSGADAASIVMGTLSHRGSLSPSRRTVVFWGIATGGVAAIMLLIGGEDALTGLQQVTIVAALPFVVVMIGLAVALTKDLSQDPVVVRRAYAVAAVEHAVVAGVTEHGDDFQLSVEQTAPGEGVGELVPTPDQAPEVAAQSPAEAADPPAPRDDGDAGGGGEPTDEATDEHAPQREGAPRHPGA; encoded by the coding sequence ATGACTGAGACGACACCGAAGCACGACATCGAGACCGAGAACGCCCCGAAGCCGCAGGAGCTCCAGCAGCCCGAGCGGCGCACGCGCTCCGCTCGCAGGCCCGAGCCCCTCCACCCCGCGCTGGACGCGCCGCCCGCGCCCGATGCCGGAGCCCCCCGCCGACCCCTCGATCGCATCGTGTTCGGCGTCGCCGCGGCGGTCGCCCTCGCGTTCGTCGCGTGGGGCATGCTCTCGACCCCCTCGCTGAGCGCCGCCTCGGCCGCCGGCGTCGACTGGGTCGTGCACAGCACCGGCTGGCTCTTCGCGCTCGCCGCGACCGGCTTCGTCGTCTTCGTCATCTGGATCGCCGCGAGCCGGTTCGGCACGATCCCGCTCGGCGACGACGGCGAGGAGCCCGAGTTCTCGACCGTGTCGTGGATCGCGATGATGTTCTCGGCCGGCATGGGCATCGGCCTCGTCTTCTTCGGCGTGACCGAGCCGGTGAGCCACCTCGTGACGCCCCCGCCCGGCACGGGCGGCGGCGACGATGCGGAGGCCGTGCGCACCGCCATGGCCACCACGATGTTCCACTGGTCGCTGCACCCGTGGGCGATCTACGCCGTCGTCGGCCTCGCGCTCGCCTACAGCGTCTTCCGGAAGCGCCGCTCGCTGCTCGTCTCCTCGGCGTTCACGACGCTGCTCGGCCGGCGCACGGTCGAGGGCCCCCTGGGCCGCGCCATCGACATCTTCGCGATCTTCGCCACGCTGTTCGGCTCCGCCACCTCGCTCGGCCTCGGCGCCCTGCAGATCGCCTCGGGCCTCGAGATCGTCGCGGGCATCGGCCCCGTCGGCAACGGCGTGCTGGTCGCCATCATCGCGATCCTGACGATCCTGTTCGTCATCTCCGCGGTCTCGGGCATCTCGCGCGGCATCAAGTGGCTCTCGAACACCAACATGGTGCTCGCGGCGCTGCTGGCCCTCTTCGTCTTCGTGCTCGGCCCCACGGTCTTCATCCTGAACCTGCTGCCGACGACGGTCGGCGGCTACGTCGAGCAGCTCGCGCTCATGTCGGCGCGCACCGAGGCCGCGGGCGGCGAGGAGGTCGCGGCGTGGCTCTCGGGCTGGACGATCTTCTACTGGGCCTGGTGGGTCAGCTGGACGCCCTTCGTCGGCATGTTCATCGCGCGCATCTCGCGCGGCCGCACCATCCGGCAGTTCGTCACGGGCGTGCTCGTCGCGCCCACGCTCGTGTCGCTCGTCTGGTTCGCCATCTTCGGCGGCCTGGGGATCGACCTCGAGCGGGCCGGCGTCGACCTCGGCAGCTCGGGCACCCCGGAGGCGACGCTGTTCACGGCGCTCGAGTCGCTGCCGCTGGCGCAGGTCTCGGCCGTCGTGGTCATGGTGCTCGTGGCGATCTTCTTCGTCTCGGGCGCCGACGCGGCCTCGATCGTCATGGGCACGCTCTCGCACCGAGGCTCGCTCTCGCCCTCGCGGCGCACCGTCGTCTTCTGGGGCATCGCCACGGGCGGCGTCGCGGCCATCATGCTGCTCATCGGCGGCGAGGACGCGCTCACCGGCCTCCAGCAGGTGACGATCGTCGCGGCGCTGCCGTTCGTCGTCGTCATGATCGGCCTCGCCGTCGCGCTCACGAAGGACCTCTCGCAGGACCCCGTCGTGGTGCGTCGCGCCTACGCGGTCGCCGCCGTCGAGCACGCCGTCGTCGCAGGCGTCACCGAGCACGGCGACGACTTCCAGCTCTCGGTCGAGCAGACCGCGCCCGGCGAGGGCGTGGGCGAGCTCGTGCCGACGCCGGATCAGGCGCCCGAGGTCGCGGCCCAGTCGCCCGCGGAGGCGGCCGATCCTCCGGCGCCGCGCGACGACGGAGACGCGGGCGGCGGCGGCGAGCCGACCGACGAGGCGACCGACGAGCACGCGCCGCAGCGGGAGGGCGCGCCCCGGCACCCCGGCGCCTGA
- a CDS encoding NUDIX hydrolase codes for MRMRVAAYALITRGEGDAREVLLPHWNEAGMSGWTLPGGGIDAGEHPADGAVREVREETGYDVRLTGLLGVDSAVVPTSSRGDAMQALRILYRAEVIGGELAVEVDGTTDDVAWHRLDEVAALRRVHAVDWALGHLDDPGSPLR; via the coding sequence ATGCGCATGCGAGTCGCCGCCTACGCCCTCATCACGAGGGGCGAGGGCGATGCGCGCGAGGTGCTGCTGCCGCACTGGAACGAGGCGGGCATGAGCGGCTGGACGCTGCCCGGCGGCGGGATCGACGCCGGCGAGCACCCGGCCGACGGCGCCGTGCGCGAGGTGCGCGAGGAGACGGGCTACGACGTGCGGCTCACGGGGCTGCTCGGCGTCGACTCCGCGGTCGTGCCCACCTCGTCGCGTGGCGACGCGATGCAGGCGCTGCGCATCCTCTACCGCGCCGAGGTGATCGGCGGCGAGCTCGCCGTCGAGGTCGACGGCACGACGGACGACGTCGCCTGGCACCGGCTCGACGAGGTCGCGGCGCTGCGCCGCGTGCACGCCGTCGACTGGGCGCTCGGCCACCTCGACGATCCGGGGAGCCCGCTGCGCTGA
- a CDS encoding peptidylprolyl isomerase — translation MAHHTAVATIRTNLGEIKVELLGDHAPHTVKNFTDLATGGREWTHPGTGKTSTDRLYDGVVFHRIIPDFMIQGGDPLGQGVGGPGYEFDDEIHPDLTFAKPYVLAMANAGTRGGKGTNGSQFFITTVPTPWLQGKHTIFGLVEDEASQRVVDAIQAVATDGRDRPLEPVVIETVEIAQA, via the coding sequence ATGGCACACCACACCGCTGTCGCGACGATCCGCACGAACCTCGGCGAGATCAAGGTCGAGCTCCTCGGCGACCACGCGCCCCACACCGTCAAGAACTTCACCGACCTGGCCACCGGCGGCCGGGAGTGGACGCACCCCGGCACGGGGAAGACCTCGACCGACCGCCTCTACGACGGCGTCGTCTTCCACCGCATCATCCCCGACTTCATGATCCAGGGCGGCGACCCGCTCGGCCAGGGCGTCGGCGGCCCGGGCTACGAGTTCGACGACGAGATCCACCCCGACCTCACGTTCGCGAAGCCCTACGTGCTCGCGATGGCGAACGCCGGCACGCGCGGCGGCAAGGGCACGAACGGCTCGCAGTTCTTCATCACCACCGTGCCGACGCCGTGGCTGCAGGGCAAGCACACGATCTTCGGACTCGTCGAGGACGAGGCGTCGCAGCGCGTGGTCGACGCGATCCAGGCCGTCGCCACCGACGGCCGCGACCGCCCGCTCGAGCCCGTCGTGATCGAGACCGTCGAGATCGCGCAGGCCTGA
- a CDS encoding rhomboid family intramembrane serine protease, with amino-acid sequence MTASTSADRCYRHPDRQSWVLCSRCGRTICGQCQTQAPVGVRCPECVREERDEQRQTQRQTRIAHGGPRTELGRRARAYFAQPTPVTTSIGIVTILVGVLQVLPGDLSASLLWYLPYSLSEPWRFVTWALVHASPLHLAFNMLVLFMVGPSIEQRIGKLPYLAAYVVSAIGAAVAIAWLQPGSAVVGASGAIYALFGMAIGMQRMLGRVQPALLLVVGINLAITFLFGGISWSAHVGGLAVGLALGFGIGLVDRRMRSGAGVWIVIAAVAAVCAAAFALRILSLLG; translated from the coding sequence GTGACCGCGTCGACGTCGGCGGACCGCTGCTACCGGCACCCGGACCGGCAGAGCTGGGTGCTCTGCAGCCGGTGCGGCCGCACCATCTGCGGCCAGTGCCAGACGCAGGCGCCCGTCGGCGTCCGCTGCCCGGAGTGCGTCCGCGAGGAGCGCGACGAGCAGCGGCAGACGCAGCGGCAGACCCGCATCGCGCACGGCGGCCCACGCACCGAGCTGGGCCGCCGTGCGCGCGCGTACTTCGCGCAGCCGACGCCCGTGACGACCTCGATCGGCATCGTCACGATCCTCGTCGGCGTGCTGCAGGTGCTCCCCGGCGACCTCTCCGCGTCGCTGCTGTGGTACCTGCCCTACTCGCTCTCCGAGCCGTGGCGCTTCGTGACCTGGGCGCTCGTGCACGCGAGCCCGCTCCACCTCGCGTTCAACATGCTCGTGCTCTTCATGGTGGGACCCTCGATCGAGCAGCGCATCGGCAAGCTGCCCTACCTGGCCGCCTACGTCGTGAGCGCGATCGGCGCGGCCGTCGCGATCGCCTGGCTGCAGCCGGGCTCCGCCGTCGTGGGCGCCTCCGGTGCGATCTACGCGCTCTTCGGCATGGCGATCGGCATGCAGCGCATGCTGGGGCGCGTGCAGCCCGCGCTGCTGCTGGTGGTCGGCATCAACCTCGCCATCACGTTCCTCTTCGGCGGGATCTCGTGGTCGGCGCACGTCGGCGGCCTCGCGGTGGGCCTCGCGCTCGGCTTCGGCATCGGCCTCGTCGACCGGCGGATGCGCTCGGGCGCCGGGGTCTGGATCGTCATCGCCGCGGTCGCCGCGGTGTGCGCTGCGGCCTTCGCGCTGCGCATCCTCTCGCTGCTGGGCTGA
- a CDS encoding cell division protein CrgA → MSPEKSVDKASARAVRKAEGKPARSPHDEERNPAWFKPVMFGFMLLGFLWVIVYYISGTTLPVQALGSWNIVIGFAVMFVGFIMTTRWK, encoded by the coding sequence ATGAGCCCCGAGAAGTCCGTCGACAAGGCCTCCGCCCGCGCCGTGCGCAAGGCCGAGGGCAAGCCGGCCCGCTCCCCGCACGACGAGGAGCGCAACCCCGCCTGGTTCAAGCCGGTGATGTTCGGCTTCATGCTGCTGGGGTTCCTGTGGGTCATCGTCTACTACATCTCGGGCACGACGCTGCCCGTGCAGGCGCTCGGCTCGTGGAACATCGTCATCGGCTTCGCCGTGATGTTCGTGGGCTTCATCATGACCACGCGCTGGAAGTAG
- a CDS encoding class E sortase — MVRQQRAHRRPRRRATFASVLGELLLTAGVLVLGYLAWQVTLGDAVLGEQQQQAGRAFAQELDAAAGIAPEAVAATPLRTDEPPAEVRAGDRESFAVVYIPRLGEFERVVGEGTSREVLDSLQQGLAHYETSAMPGELGNFAVAGHRNGQGGPFTHLDEMRLGDRIYVKTTEAWYVYEFRNHEYVDPSAVGVVAPVPQMPQVPADGRYLTLTTCNPEWSPAGRLIAYATMVGWSPLDAGMPADLAAGLGGA, encoded by the coding sequence GTGGTCCGGCAGCAGCGAGCGCATCGGCGCCCCAGGCGGCGCGCCACGTTCGCGAGCGTGCTCGGCGAGCTCCTGCTCACCGCGGGCGTCCTCGTGCTCGGCTACCTCGCCTGGCAGGTGACGCTCGGCGACGCCGTGCTCGGCGAGCAGCAGCAGCAGGCGGGGCGGGCCTTCGCGCAGGAGCTCGACGCCGCCGCGGGCATCGCGCCCGAGGCGGTCGCCGCGACGCCCCTGCGCACCGACGAGCCACCGGCGGAGGTGCGGGCCGGCGACCGGGAGTCCTTCGCCGTCGTCTACATCCCGCGCCTGGGCGAGTTCGAGCGCGTCGTGGGCGAGGGCACGAGCCGGGAGGTGCTCGACTCGCTGCAGCAGGGCCTCGCGCACTACGAGACCTCGGCGATGCCGGGGGAGCTCGGCAACTTCGCCGTCGCCGGCCACCGCAACGGCCAGGGAGGCCCCTTCACGCACCTCGACGAGATGCGCCTGGGCGACCGGATCTACGTCAAGACGACCGAGGCCTGGTACGTCTACGAGTTCCGCAACCACGAGTACGTCGACCCCTCCGCCGTCGGCGTCGTCGCGCCCGTGCCGCAGATGCCGCAGGTGCCCGCGGACGGCCGCTACCTCACCCTCACGACCTGCAACCCGGAGTGGTCGCCGGCCGGTCGCCTCATCGCCTACGCGACGATGGTCGGCTGGAGCCCCCTCGACGCCGGCATGCCCGCCGACCTGGCCGCAGGCCTCGGGGGCGCCTGA
- a CDS encoding anthranilate synthase component II — protein sequence MTRILVVDNFDSFVYTLAGYLQELGAEVTVVRNDEVEASSIGDWDAVLLSPGPGAPADAGVSIPMVHAAIETGTPLLGVCLGHQAIAEALGGVVTHAPELMHGKTSLVEHDGSSVFAGLPSPLTATRYHSLAIVEGTVPDSLRVTGRTAHGDAADPGSEGPGVIMAVEHREAPVWGVQFHPESVLTEGGYRMLGNWLEAAGLAGAAERAAGRAPLVTLAPAPDHIA from the coding sequence ATGACCCGCATCCTCGTCGTCGACAACTTCGACAGCTTCGTCTACACCCTCGCCGGCTACCTGCAGGAGCTCGGCGCCGAGGTCACCGTCGTCCGCAACGACGAGGTGGAGGCCTCGAGCATCGGCGACTGGGACGCCGTGCTGCTCTCGCCCGGGCCCGGGGCGCCCGCCGACGCGGGCGTCTCGATCCCGATGGTGCACGCCGCCATCGAGACCGGCACGCCGCTCCTCGGCGTGTGCCTCGGCCACCAGGCGATCGCCGAGGCGCTCGGCGGCGTCGTGACGCACGCGCCCGAGCTGATGCACGGCAAGACGAGCCTCGTCGAGCACGACGGCTCGAGCGTCTTCGCGGGGCTGCCGAGCCCCCTGACGGCGACGCGCTACCACTCGCTTGCGATCGTCGAGGGCACCGTGCCCGACAGCCTCCGGGTGACGGGCCGCACCGCGCACGGCGACGCCGCCGACCCGGGGTCCGAAGGCCCCGGCGTCATCATGGCCGTGGAGCACCGCGAGGCGCCGGTCTGGGGCGTGCAGTTCCACCCGGAGTCGGTGCTCACCGAGGGCGGCTACCGGATGCTAGGCAACTGGCTCGAGGCCGCTGGCCTCGCCGGCGCCGCGGAGCGCGCCGCCGGGCGCGCGCCGCTCGTGACGCTCGCTCCCGCACCCGACCACATCGCCTAG
- the pknB gene encoding Stk1 family PASTA domain-containing Ser/Thr kinase yields MTDSIIASLRTLGDRYEIGELIGQGGMAQVHLARDTRLDRQVAVKLLKPELSLDPEFRTRFRQEAQSAARMSHPTVVRVFDAGEEPAVDAQGEPAAVPYIVMEYVDGRMVKDIIAEGPLPESEAVRITKGILTALEYSHRAGIVHRDIKPGNVMVTPGGQIKVMDFGIARAVTETSANVAQTGTILGTAQYFSPEQARGESVDARTDLYATGVVLFELLTGSAPFTSDTAVGVAYQHVAEEPPAPSTITPGISPEMDSVVGKALEKRREARFQSASDFKEALDDALAGVLVPFERTETAPVEIGAATTMFAALAADDPAEEQAPPRDRRVPLAWLWGSVALIGLLVVAAVVWAVSLGGSLPIAGLSTTVPEVVGLTEDEAVAAVEGADLAAEVRRVIDEADAGTVLRTDPEAGIAISPGTTVQVVVSNGPPPAPLLSVANLTEAQARQALEAAGYVVGSVSREDSATVASDLVISTDPEAGTDVARGATVNLVLSTGEVAVPDVTGQSIDSAAAEMASLGLQVERRFTTRCVGGDVVEQSLTPGSHPQGSTITLLYCNGSNRPSPTAEPDPQPTEQPGPGNGNGGGNGNGGGDGGDGGDED; encoded by the coding sequence ATGACCGACAGCATCATCGCGTCGTTGCGCACCCTCGGCGACCGCTACGAGATCGGCGAGCTGATCGGCCAGGGCGGCATGGCCCAGGTGCACCTCGCGCGCGACACCCGGCTCGACCGGCAGGTGGCCGTCAAGCTCCTGAAGCCCGAGCTCTCGCTCGACCCGGAGTTCCGCACGCGCTTCCGACAGGAGGCCCAGTCCGCCGCGCGCATGTCGCACCCCACGGTCGTGCGCGTGTTCGACGCGGGCGAGGAGCCCGCCGTCGACGCCCAGGGCGAGCCAGCCGCCGTGCCGTACATCGTCATGGAGTACGTCGACGGCCGCATGGTGAAGGACATCATCGCCGAGGGCCCGCTGCCGGAGTCCGAGGCGGTGCGGATCACCAAGGGCATCCTCACGGCCCTCGAGTACTCGCACCGCGCAGGCATCGTGCACCGCGACATCAAGCCGGGCAACGTCATGGTCACGCCCGGCGGCCAGATCAAGGTGATGGACTTCGGCATCGCACGCGCCGTCACCGAGACGAGCGCCAACGTCGCGCAGACCGGCACGATCCTCGGCACGGCGCAGTACTTCTCCCCGGAGCAGGCGCGCGGCGAGTCGGTCGACGCCCGCACCGACCTCTACGCCACGGGCGTCGTGCTCTTCGAGCTCCTCACGGGCTCTGCCCCCTTCACCTCCGACACCGCGGTGGGCGTCGCGTACCAGCACGTCGCGGAGGAGCCGCCCGCCCCGTCGACGATCACGCCGGGCATCTCGCCCGAGATGGACTCGGTGGTCGGCAAGGCGCTCGAGAAGCGCCGCGAGGCGCGCTTCCAGTCGGCCTCCGACTTCAAGGAGGCGCTCGACGACGCGCTCGCCGGCGTGCTGGTGCCCTTCGAGCGCACCGAGACCGCGCCGGTCGAGATCGGCGCCGCCACGACGATGTTCGCCGCGCTCGCCGCCGACGACCCCGCGGAGGAGCAGGCCCCGCCGCGCGACCGCCGCGTGCCGCTCGCGTGGCTGTGGGGCTCGGTCGCGCTCATCGGCCTGCTCGTGGTCGCCGCCGTCGTGTGGGCGGTCAGCCTGGGCGGCAGCCTGCCGATCGCGGGCCTGTCGACGACGGTGCCCGAGGTCGTGGGCCTCACCGAGGACGAGGCCGTGGCCGCCGTCGAGGGCGCAGACCTCGCCGCGGAGGTCCGTCGCGTCATCGACGAGGCCGACGCGGGCACCGTGCTGCGCACGGACCCGGAGGCCGGCATCGCGATCTCCCCGGGCACGACCGTGCAGGTCGTCGTCTCGAACGGTCCGCCGCCCGCGCCGCTCCTCAGCGTGGCGAACCTGACCGAGGCGCAGGCCCGGCAGGCGCTCGAGGCCGCGGGCTACGTCGTCGGCTCGGTCTCGCGCGAGGACTCGGCGACCGTCGCGTCCGACCTCGTCATCAGCACCGACCCCGAGGCAGGCACCGACGTCGCGCGCGGCGCGACCGTCAACCTCGTGCTCTCGACCGGCGAGGTCGCCGTGCCCGACGTCACGGGGCAGTCGATCGACAGCGCCGCCGCCGAGATGGCGTCGCTCGGGCTGCAGGTGGAGCGCCGCTTCACGACGCGCTGCGTCGGCGGTGACGTCGTGGAGCAGTCGCTCACGCCCGGCAGCCACCCGCAGGGCAGCACCATCACGCTGCTCTACTGCAACGGCTCGAACCGGCCCTCCCCGACGGCAGAGCCCGACCCGCAGCCCACCGAGCAGCCGGGCCCTGGGAACGGGAACGGCGGCGGGAACGGGAACGGCGGCGGGGACGGCGGCGACGGCGGCGACGAGGACTGA
- a CDS encoding protein kinase domain-containing protein → MRPSSGLTFGGRYQLTSRIAIGGMGEVWQATDQVIGRTVALKILKDEYMGDPGFLERFRAEARHAALVNHEGIANVFDYGEEEGSAFLVMELVPGEPLSAILDRDRTLSADKVLDIVAQTSAALHAAHQAGLVHRDIKPGNLLITPEGRVKITDFGIARIADQVPLTATGQVMGTVQYLSPEQASGQAAAPATDIYSLGIVAYEALAGRRPFTGESQVAIAMAHINDTPPDLPGTIPEPVRNLVLSCIAKTPADRPTSAAHLSRAATMLRRGDIAGAAAIVPGIASTDSFATIDSPTQAATRIITTQSSPATASLPVTRATVQQQRERERRRNPWIWPVVILAVLLVAAGVAIAMMLLNGGRDEPVPTETSQQPTESGPDTIEIDQADFLGMTESEFRAAIQELGLSASVQTGDAATSAADAGTIYVVDPTGPVTEGSTITGTIYAGVASLDDPSESPRMSDDSDPSAIVAGSDVSVVWDEASCPAGYSLGGYTATIQYPGGREQVVEAGAARVDFTDMAEGETTISYSYACEVDGGETLTSGDSPTLTMTATAEETPTPEPTPTETGVPLP, encoded by the coding sequence ATGAGACCTTCCAGCGGACTCACCTTCGGTGGGCGATACCAGCTGACCAGCAGGATCGCCATCGGCGGCATGGGCGAGGTGTGGCAGGCGACCGATCAGGTGATCGGGCGCACCGTCGCGCTGAAGATCCTCAAGGACGAGTACATGGGCGATCCGGGCTTCCTGGAGCGCTTCCGCGCCGAGGCCCGCCACGCCGCGCTCGTCAACCACGAGGGCATCGCGAACGTCTTCGACTACGGCGAGGAGGAGGGCAGCGCCTTCCTCGTCATGGAGCTCGTGCCCGGCGAGCCGCTCAGCGCGATCCTCGACCGCGATCGCACGCTCTCGGCCGACAAGGTGCTCGACATCGTCGCGCAGACCTCTGCGGCGCTCCACGCGGCCCACCAGGCCGGCCTCGTGCACCGCGACATCAAGCCGGGCAACCTGCTCATCACGCCCGAGGGCCGGGTGAAGATCACCGACTTCGGCATCGCGCGCATCGCCGACCAGGTGCCGCTCACCGCGACCGGCCAGGTCATGGGCACGGTCCAGTACCTCTCGCCCGAGCAGGCCTCGGGGCAAGCGGCCGCGCCCGCGACCGACATCTACTCGCTCGGCATCGTCGCGTACGAGGCCCTCGCGGGCCGCCGACCGTTCACGGGCGAGTCGCAGGTCGCGATCGCGATGGCGCACATCAACGACACCCCGCCGGACCTGCCGGGCACCATCCCGGAGCCCGTGCGCAACCTCGTGCTCTCGTGCATCGCGAAGACGCCCGCCGACCGCCCGACCTCGGCGGCGCACCTCTCGCGCGCCGCGACGATGCTGCGCCGCGGCGACATCGCGGGCGCCGCGGCGATCGTGCCCGGCATCGCCTCCACCGACTCGTTCGCCACGATCGACTCCCCCACGCAGGCGGCAACGCGCATCATCACGACGCAGTCGAGCCCGGCGACGGCATCGCTGCCCGTGACGCGCGCGACGGTGCAGCAGCAGCGCGAGCGGGAGCGCCGCCGCAACCCCTGGATCTGGCCCGTCGTCATCCTCGCAGTGCTGCTCGTCGCGGCAGGCGTCGCGATCGCGATGATGCTGCTGAACGGCGGCCGGGACGAGCCGGTGCCCACCGAGACCTCGCAGCAGCCCACCGAGTCCGGCCCCGACACCATCGAGATCGATCAGGCCGACTTCCTGGGCATGACGGAGTCGGAGTTCCGCGCGGCCATCCAGGAGCTGGGGCTGAGCGCCTCGGTGCAGACGGGCGACGCGGCCACGAGCGCCGCCGACGCGGGCACGATCTACGTCGTCGACCCGACCGGCCCCGTGACGGAGGGCTCGACGATCACCGGCACGATCTACGCCGGCGTCGCCTCGCTCGACGACCCGAGCGAGTCGCCCCGCATGTCCGACGACTCCGACCCCTCGGCGATCGTCGCAGGCTCCGACGTCTCGGTCGTGTGGGACGAGGCCAGCTGCCCCGCCGGCTACTCGCTCGGCGGGTACACCGCCACGATCCAGTACCCGGGAGGCCGGGAGCAGGTCGTCGAGGCGGGCGCCGCGCGCGTCGACTTCACCGACATGGCCGAGGGCGAGACGACGATCTCCTACTCCTACGCGTGCGAGGTCGACGGCGGGGAGACGCTCACGAGCGGCGACTCCCCCACGCTCACGATGACGGCGACCGCCGAGGAGACGCCGACGCCCGAGCCGACGCCCACCGAGACCGGCGTCCCGCTGCCCTGA